One genomic region from Gopherus flavomarginatus isolate rGopFla2 chromosome 20, rGopFla2.mat.asm, whole genome shotgun sequence encodes:
- the LOC127037973 gene encoding PPE family protein PPE34-like isoform X25 has product MKVSYVAAFLIGLLSLESTRAIPLKNQLWSVGSGSVKTGDVGHGSFNDNSKNNQFWSVDSGSVNTGNVGHGSFNDNSINNKFLPVKNNKFWAVGSGSVKTGDVGHGSFNDNSKNNQFWSVDSGSVNTGDVGHGSFNDNSINNKFLPVKKNKFWSVGSGSVNTGDVGHGSFNDNSINNKFLPVKKNKFWSVDSGSVNTGDVGHGSFNDNSINNKFLPVKKNKFWSVGSGSVNTGDVGHGSFNDNSKNNELCLVGSRCKKTGKVVDSSFDNKSTLE; this is encoded by the exons ATGAAGGTGTCATATGTGGCCGCTTTCCTCATCGGGCTCCTCTCCCTGGAGAGCACCAGAGCGATTCCGTTG AAAAACCAGTTGTGGTCTGTG GGCTCTGGTAGCGTAAAGACCGGTGACGTGGGCCACGGCAGCTTTAACGACAACAGC AAAAACAACCAATTCTGGTCAGTG GACTCTGGTAGCGTAAACACCGGTAACGTGGGCCACGGCAGCTTTAACGACAACAGC ATAAACAACAAATTCTTGCCAGTG AAAAACAACAAATTCTGGGCAGTG GGCTCTGGTAGCGTAAAGACTGGTGACGTGGGCCACGGCAGCTTTAACGACAACAGC AAAAACAACCAATTCTGGTCAGTG GACTCTGGTAGCGTAAACACCGGTGACGTGGGCCATGGCAGCTTTAACGACAACAGT ATAAACAACAAATTCTTGCCAGTG AAAAAGAACAAATTCTGGTCAGTG GGCTCTGGTAGCGTAAACACTGGAGACGTGGGCCACGGCAGCTTTAACGACAACAGT ATAAACAACAAATTCTTGCCAGTG AAAAAGAACAAATTCTGGTCAGTG GACTCTGGTAGCGTAAACACCGGTGACGTGGGCCACGGCAGCTTTAACGACAACAGC ATAAACAACAAATTCTTGCCAGTG aaaaagaacAAATTCTGGTCAGTG GGCTCTGGTAGCGTAAACACCGGTGACGTGGGCCATGGCAGCTTTAACGACAACAGC AAAAACAATGAATTATGCTTAGTG GGCTCCAGATGCAAAAAGACCGGCAAAGTGGTCGACAGCAGCTTTGACAACAAAAGC ACCCTGGAATGA